CCCGGCGGTCGGCACCGCCGCCGCCGTATTGGCCTGCGCGATCGAGGAGCTAATGCTTGCCAAATCCGTTGCTGCAGAAACCATTAACTCCGACGATGCGGTCACGAACGACATCCGGCAGCCCTCCAGAGAATGGCCACGCTCGTCGCAACCTCTAACAGCAGATGGCATGCGCTCTCAGCGCCCGGGGCGGGCGTTACAGCAAACCCGCTGAGCCGACCGGCTATGGGGGTCCGTCGGCGCCGGGCTGGCCGAAGAGCTCGCCGCCACGGCCACCGGTGCCGCCGGTACCGCCCTGGCTGGCACCGGCTCCGGCACCGCCGTTGCCGCCGTTGCCGACCAACTGGGCACCGCCGCCGTTGCCGCCGATGCCGTTCCCCGCCGGGGCCATGAAGCCCGCGGGGATGCTGCCGGCGTTGCCGCCGTTGCCGCCGTTGCCGGCGAACAAGCCGCCCTGGCCGCCGTTGCCGCCGTCGCTGGTCTGGTACACCGAGCCGGTGCCGCCGCCGTTCAGGTTGCCGGGATTACCGGTATTGCCGCCGTTGGCGCCGGCGCCGCCGTTGCCCCACAGCTGGGCGTCGCCGCCGAAGCCGCCAAGCGCGCCCGGACCGGCGTTACCGCCGTGATTGCCGCCGCTGCCGCCGTTGCCGCCGTTGCCACCGGCGCCGCCGTTACCCCCGCTACCGATCAGCCCGCTCTGGCCGCCCCAGCCACCGAACCCACCGAAGCCGCCGCCGCCGTTGAAGGACAGGGTCGTGCCGCTGTTGCCGCCGCCGTCGGCGCCGTTCCCGCCGACGCCGCCGGTACCGCCGTTGCCGTAAAGGAGGCCGCCGTTGCCGCCGTTGCCGCCGAAGCCGCCGCCGCCGCCCTGACCAGCAGTCGTAAAGTCGCCGGTTGCCGCCTGGCCAGCGCCGCCCAATCCGCCGTTGCCACCAGGACCGCCGTTGCCGAAGAACCCGGAGTTGCCGCCGCTGCCCCCGATTGCGCCGAAGCTGCCGCCGCTGGCGCCGGCGATAATGCCGCTGCCGGCCACGAAGGACCCGCCGTTGCCGGTGTTGCCGCCGGCGCCACCGTCGCCGTAGATCCAGCCACTATGCCCGCCGTCGCCGCCGTTTCCGGCCTGCCCGCCGGTCCCGCCGACAGAAGAGGCGTTGCTGCTGCCGGTGGCGTCGCCACCGTTGCCGCCGAGCCCACCGGTACCGCCCTGCCCGAAGAGCACACCGCCGTTGCCGCCGAGACCTCCGTTGCCGCCGCCACCGCCGTTAAGGCCAACGCCGCTGGGGATGGCCACGGCACTGCTGCCATTGCCACCGACACCGCCTTGTCCGCCGAGCCCGTACAGCCACCCGCCGTTGCCGCCGTTGCCGCCGTTGCCGCCCGCCATGCCGGCTCCACTAGGGACGACAGGGCCCGCTCCGCCGGCCCCGCCGTTGCCGCCGTTGCCCCACAACCCGGCCGACCCGCCGCTGCCACCGTTCTGGCCCAATGCGCCGGAGCCGCCGTTGCCGCCGTTGCCGTACAACCACCCGCCGGGCCCGCCGCTTTGCCCGGTGCCCGGTGCGCCGTTGGCGCCGTTACCGATCAGCGGGCGCCCGGTGAGCGCCTGCACGGGACTGTTGATCGCGTCAGCCGCAACCTGCATCGGCAGCACGTTGGCCGCCTCCGCGGCCGCGTACTGCCCGGCACCGCCGCTCATGAGCTGCACGAACTGCTGGTGAAACGAGGCCGCCTGCGCGCTGAGCGCCTGATATGCCTGAGCGTGGGCGCTGAACAACGCCGAAATCGCAGCCGACACCTCGTCGGCGCCGGCGGGCAGCACACCCGATATCGGGGCCAGCGCCGCCATGTTGGCCTGACCGAGCGTCGAACCAATGCCTGCCAGATCGTTGGCCGCTGCAGCCACGTACTCGGGCGCGGCGATCACCCACGACATGTTCGAACCTCCCCGTCACTGCAGAGTCCCGCAATCGCGAAGTGACGTGCGACACAATGCGGAATACCGATGTTATCGCGAACTGGAGGGTCAATCGCACGCTTCTTGACAAACCGTCAAGAAACTCATGCCGTGCTTAGACTGGCGCTCGCACAAGGTAGGTATCCATAATCCAGCCATGCCGCGCCCGCTTCTCGGCGCGCAATGCCGCGATACGTGCCCCGACCTCGCCGACGGTGCCCGCAACCAGCAATTCGTCGGCAGTACCCAGGTACGCGCCCCACCAGATGCGGGTTTGCGGCGGGCAGCTCTGGAACGAACATTCGGCGTCCAGCATCACCACCGCCGAACCGGTGAGTCCCCGCGCACGCAACTGCCTGCCGGTGGTGATGAGCACGGGAGCGCCGACGTCGTTGAGCGGGATGCGGTGCCGGGCGGTCAACGCCTGGACCGCGGTGATACCCGGGATGACGTCATAGCTGATGTCGACCTCGGCGGACACCGCTTCCAGAATGCGCAGCGTGCTGTCGTACAGCGACGGGTCGCCCCACGCCAGAAAGGCGCCCACACCGTCGGGACCCAGTTCGGCGGCGATGGCCGCCGCCCAGATGCGTGCGCGCGCCGCATGCCAGTCAAAGACCGCCTTCTGGTAGTCGGTGTCGGTCGCGCGCTCGGGGTCGGGCAGCTCGACGAATCGGTATCCCGGCTCCCGGATGAACCGCTCGCAGATCGTGCGCCGCAATGCCACCAGGTCGCTTTTGGTCTCACCCTTGTCCATCGCGAAGAACACCTGCGTGTCGTTGAGCGCGTTGATCGCCTGCACAGTCAGGTAGTCGGGGTCTCCGGCGCCGATGCCGATGACGTGGATGTGCCGGCCCATGCAACACAACGTAATTCAGATCTCGGAATGCCTATCCGAGACCTCCGGTACCTAGTACCCTGAGTATTGACTATCGAGTGTGATCTCCCTAACGTCTGAACCGCCTGATGAAGGGACACCAACGATGACCACCGCGGTGAAACCAAGTGGGCCCACATCAAGTGGACCCAGTCGTGAGGAGTTCTCCGAGCGTCTGCTCAAGGGTTCGGTCAAGAAGTCCTATGAGCCCGTCGTCGACATCGACTGGGATGCCCCGCTGGATCCGGATAAGTTCTACCTGCCGCCCAAACTCGTCTCGCTCTACGGCACCCCGGTGTGGGACGAAATGACCCGCGAGCAGCAAATCGAGTTGTCCAAACAGGAACTGGTCAACACGCTGTCGGCCGGGATCTGGTTCGAGAACATGCTCAACCAATCGCTGTTGCGCACCATCTTGCACGAGGACCCCACCAGTCGCTCGACGCATTACAAGCTGACCGAACTGGGCGACGAGACCCGCCACATGGTGATGTTCGGCAAAGCCATCGAGCGCATCGGCGCCAAGCCGGTGCGGCCCCGGAGGGTGCACCGGATGGTGATCAACACGCTGCCGCTGGCTTTCCAGCGAGGTTCGATGCTGTGGGTGGCCGCCCTGATCGGCGAGGAGATCTTCGACTCGCTGCAGCGACAGATGATGGACGACCCGGAACTGCAACCGATTATCCAGCGGCTCATGCGGATTCACGTCACTGAAGAGGCCCGCCATATCCAGTTCGCCCGTGATGGCGCACGCAGGCGGGTAGCCGAAATGCCGCGGCTCAACCGATGGTTCATGGCCAACATCAACGGACTCGGCGGATACTTCTTCCGGTACCTGTTCAGCAATCCGATCCCATACGCGCGCACCGGCCTTGACCCGAGGCGGGCCCGCATGATTGCGCGCAACAGCCCGCACCGCTACCAGATGCAGGTGGCCGGATTCGCGCCGCTGGCAGCGTTTTTGACCGAGGTGGGTCTGATGGGCCCCATCGCGCGCCGCGCCTGGAAGCGCAGCAAGTTTCTGTGATCGAGGCGCCCGGCCTGCACCACGTGATCATCGTCGGTGCGGGTGCCCGCGGCCGGGTCGCCCGGGCCACATTGGCGGCGGCCGGTGTCAGTGACGTTGTCGTCGTCGACAGCGCCGCCGACCCGGCGCTGGACGTGCTCGCTGCGGTGTTCGACGACGACACCGACGCCTGGGGGCTGACCACCGCTGGCGGCGACGTTGTCCGTGGCCGCGTCGTCATTGCCGCACACCCGCCGCCGTATGTTCCGTGGATACCGGACCTGCCCGGGCGCAACGACTTTGGCGGCGAATCGTTTCATGCGGCGGCCTGGGATCCGGCCTTCGAGGCGGCCGGCAAACGCATTGTCGCGGTGGGCACCGACGCCGCCGTCGCCCGGCACCTCGACCGGCTGGTGGACTCGGCGGCCTCGGTCACCGTTGTTGCCCAGCCACCGCGCCGCGTGGTCTCTGACCTGCCGCTGATGACAACCCGAGCCCGACGCTGGCTGCGTCGCCGCCTTCGCGGCGAGCAGCCGCGACGATCAGCCACAGTGGCCGGTTCGGCGATCGCGGCGCTGACGCCGTCGGGCGTCCGCACCCACGACGGTGTCGAATACGGCACCGACGCGATCATCTACGGCACCGGCTTCGCCATCCCCGATCAGCTGCCCGACCGGGCGCTGGTTGGCGCACGTGGTGTGACCATCCGGCAGGCCTGGCACGACGGCATGGAGCCCTTCCTCGGCATCGCCGTGCACGGCTTCCCCAACTACTTCTTCATCTCCGGTCCCGATAACGTCGACGTGGCCACGCAAACCCGCTACACCGCCGAGTGCCTGGACCTGATGAACCGCACCGCCAGCTCCCGCATCGAGGTGCTGTGCAGCAGTCAGCAGGTGTTCAACGAGCGCGCCCAATTGCAGCCCGTCCGGGCGCAGCGGGTGTCCGGGGCGTTCGATCTGTCCGCCAGCGCGCCCGGTGACGACACCTACGACGGGACCGCGACGTTGGAAGTAGGCGGAACCCGCCTCCCGGTGCGTGTCCACTTGACCGGTCGCCTCGATCCGATCGACGGCAATTACCACTGGCAAGGGACCGTCCTCGATCCGCTGCCGCAGGCCCCGCTCACCCAATCAAGGAGCGCGACATTGACAGTCGGTGAACGTAGCGCGCCTGCCCGCATCGTCGAACAAACGCCCTGGGGCACGCACTCCGTCGCCGGAGTGGGGGCACCACCCTACCCGTCAAGCGGCCGGTAGCAGCAGCTTCCCCGCCATCGTTGCGCCGATTCCTCCCGCTCGACCGGGCAGTTCCCGATAGGCTGAGTGCCTGCCAGACTAGAGGTTGACCGCGTGCCTATTGCGGGTAACCGCCCTGGGTGGCTGGTGCTGCGGCAGACGACGACACAAACGAGAGCGGCATGGTCGGCGAGGTAGCGTTCGGCTCTTGGGAGCGGGGTCCGGGGATTGACCCGGCCCGCGCCGGCCGATGGGCCGACGAGCGGACCCCACGGTCGGGTGACGCCAGCGGCCGTAGGCAATTCGCGATACTTGACCGAAGATGGAAATCTCCGCCGCTCCCGCGGGCGGCATCCTCAAGCAATTGCACGGGTAGCAGTTCGAGGAGCAGGACATGGAACCGGACCACAGGACGGACCTGGCAGGCCGGTTCATGACGTCCCGCCGTCATGCAACCGGGCTTACCCCCGCACCGCCCAGGCCGCGGTTGAGTGGGACGGCCCCGGAAGGTCGGCTGCGGTGAGCGCGGTGGCCAAGTCGTCGAGCTCGCTGGCCGTTGCGACACGACTCGAGCAGTCGGCCGTCGTCCTGGCAGTCGAAGGGGTGCTCGGCGCGGCCAACTCGGCGGCGCTGCGCGACAGCATCATGAAGGCGACGCTGGACGAGCCGACCGCCGTGATCGTCAACGTGAGCGGGCTGCAGGTTCCCGACGACGCGGCGTGGTCGGCCTTTGTCGGCGCACGCTGGCAGGCCGACACCCGACCGAACGTTCCGATCGTGCTCGTGTGCGCCAATCGCGCCGGCCGCGACGCGGTCACCCGCTGCGGAGTCGCGGCATTCATGCCGGTCTATCCCACCGAGAAGGGTGCGATGAAGGCGGTCGGACGGCTCGCGCGCCGCAACGTCCGGCATGCCCAGGCGCAACTGCCCGCGCATTTGAACAGCCTTCGCGAGTCGCGGCAACTGGTTCGCGAATGGCTCACCTCCTGGTCCAAGCCCGGGCTGATCCCCGTCGCGTTGGTGGTCGTCAACGTATTCGTGGAGAACGTGCTCAAACACACCAGCAGTGAGCCGGTGGTACGGGTGTTCAGCGACGGTCCGACGGCGACGATCGCGGTCTCCGACGGCAGCACTGCTCCGGCCATACAGCTGAAATCTCCGCCCAAGGGCATCGACGTGTCCGGCCTGGCCATTGTCGATGCGTTGTGCCGCGCGTGGGGCAGCACTCCCACATCGTCCGGCAAGACGGTCTGGGCGATCATCGGCCCGGAAAACCAGCTGTAGCGGAATCCGCCTGCCGGGACACGGCGCGCGGGGCAGCGAGTGTGCGCCGGCGGTTTTGGCTGTGCTAGCCGGGCAGGTGTTTCACGGTTCGTCGGCCCTGGCGACCCGGTCAACTCACCGCAGATACGGCGAAATGAGAACGCGTCCTAGTATTCGGGCATGAGGCCCGCTCACAGAAGGTACGGATGACGTGCGGTTCAGCTACGCAGAGGCAATGACAGACCCGGCGTTCTATATTCCGCTGGCCCAGGCGGCCGAAGCAGCCGGCTACAGCAGCATGACGATCGCCGACAGCCTGGCCTACCCGTACGAGTCCGACTCGAAGTACCCCTACACTCCGGACGGCAACCGGGAATTCTTGGAGGACAAGGAGGTCATCGAAACCTTCGTCCTGACCGCCGCGTTGGGTGCGGTGACCACGACGCTGAGGTTCAACTTCTTCGTGCTCAAGCTACCCGTCCGGCCGCCGGCACTGGTGGCCAAGCAAGCGGGTTCGCTGGCAGCGCTGATCGGCAACCGGGTGGGGCTCGGCGTGGGCACCAGCCCGTGGCCGGAGGACTACGAGCTGATGGGCGTGCCGTTTGCCAAGCGGGGCAAGCGAATTGACGAATGCATCGAAATCGTCAAAGGGCTCACCACCGGAGACTACTTCGAATTCCACGGCGAGTTCTACGACATCCCGAAGACGAAGATGAGCCCGGCTCCCACCCAGCCGATCCCGATCCTGGTGGGCGGCCACGCCGATGCCGCCCTGCGGCGCGCGGCACGCCTGGACGGCTGGATGCACGGCGGCGGCACCAGCGCCGAAGAACTCGACCGACTTATCGCCCGTGTCAAGATGTTTCGAGACGAGCAGGGTACGACCGGCCCGTTTGAGATCCATGTGATCTCGATGGACGCCTACACCGCGGACGGTGTCAAGCGGCTCGAGGACAAGGGCGTCACCGACGTCATCGTGGGTTTCCGCTGGCCCTACGTCAAGGGGCCCGACACCGAGCCCCTGGAGAAAAAGATCCGTCACCTGGAACGGTATGCGGATAAGGTGATCGCGAAAGTCTAGGCATCACAGGGGATCCCATTTGGGTGCGCGCTTCTCCCGATGCGCTTTGGCGGCTTCGGCCGGATTATCGGTGAAGCCGGTGAGCATTTGGGTGCGGTTCTCGATTTCGATGGCATGCCGCAAGCTGGGCGCGTCCAGTGCAGTATTGAGTCCGATCTTGGTCTGCCACACACCGAAAGCGTTATTCTCGGCGATCTCGCGAGCCTTGGTCAGCGTCGCCGGCATCAGGTCGCCCGGCGCCACCACCTCGTGGACCAGCTTGATGCGGTAGGCCTCGGCCGCGTCGATGATGCGTCCGGTCAGCATGAGTTCCCGCGCCACTCCGGCGCCGACGATCTTCGGTAGCAGGTAGCTGGCGCCCATGTCCATCGACGAGAAGCCGGCCTTGATGAACGCCGAGCCGAACCGGGCTTGCTCGGAAGCGATGCGGATGTCGCAGTGCAGCGCGAACGCCAGCCCGCCCCCGACGGCGGCACCGTTGACCGCGGCGATCACCGGTATGGGCAGCTCGTAGAGCCTCACGTACAGATCGGCCAGCCGCACCTGGGAGTCGTAATGGGTCTTGAATGCGGGACTGGCCGGCTTGGCCTTGACCCACGGCTCGCCGGTGCCGCTGAGGTCGGCGCCGGCGCAGAATCCCCGTCCGGCTCCGGTGAGGATCGCCACCCGGAATTCGGCCCGGTTGAGCACGTCCAGCACGTCATCCATCGCGTCGATCAGCGAGCCGTCAATGGCGTTCAACAGCCCGGGCCGGTTCAACGTGACCAGCGCGATGTCCTCTTCGAGCGTCTGCAATTCGACTGCGGCCATACCCGCACCGTATCCCGAGCCTTGCAGTTATGGCGCTGGCGCGGTGAGGTGATCGCCCGGGGCCTGGTGTAGGGACGCTGTCCGTGTGGGGTCGGCGGTCGGCGGCATTGGTGCGTTTGCAACCCGTTGCTACCCGAGGTATCGCCGCGCCGCGGTAGGCCCGGCGAAAATGGATGGCTGTTCGCTGTGAGAGAACACGTGAAATCTGTTGTTTGGCAGTCACTTTCTGCCCGATTCTTGTCGGTGTCGGTCGATAGATTGCGGGTATGAGCTCGGGCGGTGTCGTGGATCGGCAGACGGTCACGGCGGTCTTTGGTGCACTCGATGCCGCGGTGGATAGGTTGGTGGATTTGAACTTTGATGCCTTGACCACCCCGGAGTGGTTGGCGTTGGTGGAGCGGTGTGAAAAGGTGCGCCGGCGGCTGCCGGTGGCTGAGCATCAGCTGATCAACAACCTGGCCCGCCAAGCCAGCACCGAAGAGCTAGGCGGCAAGCTGTCGCATGCGATCGCCGACTGGGCGCTGATCAGCCGCACCGAGGCCAGCCGGCGCATCAAAGCCGCCGCCGATCTGGGGCCGCGGCGCGGGCTGACCGGAGAACCGATCGCCCCGGTACTGGCCGGGGCCGTCGCCGCCCAACGCGACGGAAAATTGGGCGGCGAAAGCATCCACGTGATCCGACGTTTCTACCACCAGCTGCCGGGCTGGGTCGATCAAGCCACCCGCGAGCGCGCCGAAGCCCAGCTGGCCCGCCAAGGCAGCCAGTTTCGCCCCGAACAGTTAGCGGGGTTGGCCGACACCCTCGCTGATTGTCTCAATCCCGACGGCACCTACCGCGACGAGGACCGCGCCCGCCGCCGCGGCCTGACCTTAGGCAGCCAGCAAGCCGATGGCATGTCGGAGCTGCGTGGGCTGATCACCCCCGAGCTGCGCGCCACCGTCGAAGCCGTGCTGGCCACACTGGGTGCCCCCGGCATGTGCAACCCCGAATCGAAAACCCCCTGTGTGGAGGGCACCCCCAGTCAAGCCGCCATCGACACCGACACCCGCTCAGCGGCCCAACGCAACCACGACGGGCTGCTGGCCGGGCTGCGCGGCCTGCTGGCGTCGGGGGAGTTGGGTCAGCACAACGGCCTACCCGCGACGATCATCGTGTCCACCACACTGGCCGAACTGGAAGCCGCTGCCGGACAAGGACTCACCGGCGCCGGCACCCTGCTGCCGATGAGCGATGTGATCCGGCTGGCCCGCCACGCCCGGCATTATCTCGCGGTTTTCGACGGCGGTAAGGCGTTGGCGCTGTATCACAGCAAACGGCTGGCCTCACCGGGGCAGCGAATCGTGTTGTATGGCAAGGAGCGCGGGTGCAGCGCGCCGGGTTGTGACGTCAAGGGCTACTTCTGCGAGGTCCACCACGTCATCCCCTACGCCCAATCACCCACCACCGACGTCAACCAACTCACCTTCGCCTGCGGCGGCCACCACCCACTAGCCGACAAAGGCTGGAGCACCCGCAAAAACACCCACGGCGACACCGAATGGACACCCCCACCACATCTCGACCGCGGCCAACCCCGCACCAACACCATGCACCATCCCGAAAAACTCCTCCACGCAGACGAAGACGACGAGACGGAGTAGCTTTGTCGACCTTGGGGGCTCAGCCATTCGGCAGGAACGCAGAAATCGCCTCGCCAGTGCCGATACGTTGCGATGCATCCAATCATGTTGTTCGCCAACGTGATCGCGCTACCAGCGGTTACAACGGAGTAGGTGGTGGATGCCACGCTCCGGTGAGGACCAGGAGTTCGTAACCCGCTAACAGCGTCACCAGTCCCGCGGTAGCGGCGATCGGCATTCCGATCGCGTTGATAAGCCCCTCGATGGGAGCGCCGTTGGCAGCCTGCAGGATTCCGTTCAAGAATAGGTTGACGTCGTAGGACGGCAGGGAGGTGAGCAGGGCGGTTCCAATCCCAATTGTCGGCTGCACCGTCGCGTAGGCGTTGGTTACCGCGTTGGTGAAGGCGTTGGTGATATCGGTGTTCGCCGCTTGCAGAGCCATGATGAATTTGTCGATCGGCGATCCCGAGGATATTGCGGTGGCTAAGGATTCGAGCCCCGACAGCGGATTTGACGAAAGCGCCTGGGAGACATCCAGCAGCGACAACCCGGACAGCGACGCCCATCCCTGGGTTGCCAGGGCGCCGAGGTCGCTGCCGGCGCCGGTGATTCCCTGCTGCGTACCGGTGACCAGATGCGCCAGGACAGTCTGCGGATCGACGGGCGGAAACAGGCCGAACGGGGTGGGCACATCGGCCGGACCGGTCGAGTAGCCGTGGGCCGGGTCGCCGTAGCCGAGGTTGACCAGCACGCGCAGATCCGGTTCGACCAGATCCGCAATCGTGTTGCCCAGCAACGGAATTTGGCGGACCGGCTTCAACATGGGCAGATGCGGGATGGTGATCATCGAGTAGGCGGTATTGCCGGTATAGCCCTGAGAGGTCGGCAGCTGAACCAGGTTGTACCCAGGGGAAGCGCCGACGGGTCCAGGAATGGATACAGGCCGTGCACGTAGTACAGGCCCGCGAAGGCGTTGATGTCGGACAGGATGTTGATCGGATACCGCGGCCAATCGGCGATGCCGTCGTATTCGAGCGTGTAAATGTGTGTCGGCCGGACCGTGTTCGAGGGTGTCGCGCCGTAGAACGTCTGACCCAGGCTCGGCAGTGTCAGACCCGCGAAACGCTCGAACAGACCGCCATTGGGATTCATCGGATCACCCAGGAGTACGAAGCCTAGTTCGCTTGCCGTCGGCGGGATAGGCATTGCTGCGAGCTTCTGCATTTCCAGCGACGCGATGATGGCGCCCTGCGAGATACCTTGAACCACAACGGGAGTTCCACCTGGCTGGATCAACCCATGCTGCCCCACACCGGTCCCCACCAGGGTGTCGTGCAGAATTGAAACTCCCTGTGCTACCGACTCGTCCAGTGTCAGCACGGTGGCCCCGGTCAGCGGGTACAAGCCCGCGGGGGTCCACAGACCCAGCGCGTTGGCTAGGTTGCCGCCGGGAAAGTTCGGCACGACATAGCTTCCGAAAACGGTCTTCATGTAGTCCGCGCTGGGCACCGGGATGCCGCTGCCCGAGATGAACGCCGTCACGTAGTTGGCGGGGAACACAAACGGAGGCGTGGCCGCGGCCGTTGCACTCAACGGCATCGCGCCGCCGCCCGTCGGGCCGGCCAGGTTGCCGGCGAGTGCGCCCGCGGCCGCGGCCTCGGCCTGTGTGTAGGCGTTACCGGCGGCCGCCAGTGCCTGGGCAAACACGCCGTGGAAGGCCTCGACCTGCCGCATCACCGCCTGGTATCCCTGGGCGTATTCGTTGAACAGTGTCTTCGTTGAACAGCGTCGCTGTGGCTGCAGGCACCTCGTCGGCCGCTGCGGCCAGCACACCGGATGTCCGGCTCGCCGCGGCCGCATTGGCTTCGTTGATCACCGAACCCAAATCCACGACATCCGCGGCCACCGCTGCCGTCGACTCCGGGGGCGTGAGCACGTAAGCCATCGGCTGATTCCTCCCGCCCTCGTGTCCTGCCGCCTCGAACCGGTGCGGTCATACCGACGTCAACGCACCACCGCGACAGCGTAGAGCGAGGCTGCGCGCTCTGTCCGGCATTTGCGGGGGTGCGTCGATGGTGGCGATCGGGGCCCAACGATCGAGCCAACGAGACCCCTCACCGACGGCTCGGCACCGGGCAAGCGCTACCTTGACCAAACCCGCACCCAGGTGGTGGTCACCAAGCCCGGTGCCAGGCCGTTATGCATCGGTCACAACACGTGGTCAAACCGCTGCCGGCTAGCGACAGGCTTGCGCACTCGATAGGTCACATGCCGGCCTTGCCGGACGTTCCGTCGACGCCGACCAATGACCCACCACTGCCGCCTTTGCCGCCGCCACCGCCGGCCCCGGAAGTAGTTCCAAACCCGCCGTTACCGCCGTTACCGCCATTACCGCCGTCGCCGATGAACTTCGCGTTGCCGCCGTTGCCGCCGTTACCGCCGGTGCCGCCGGGCACCAAGGATCCGACTCCGCCGGTGCCGCCGGTCCCGCCTGCCCCGCCGTCGCCGTACAGCAGGCCGCCGGCTCCGCCGTTGCCGCCGTTACCGCCGTTACCGGCCGGAGTGGTGCCCACGTTGAAGAAGCTACCGCTGCCACCTGCTCCACCGTGCCCACCATGGCCGATCAGCCACCCACCGTTGCCACCGTTGCCGCCGTTGCTTCCGCTCTCGCCGGCTACCGTCCCGCTTGCGCCGGCCCCGCCGTTGCCGCCGTTGCCGAATAGCCCGCCGTTACCGCCGTCAGCACCCGCCGAGTTGAGGCTGGTCGCGCCGTCTCCGCCGTTGCCGAACAGCCATCCGCCGTCAGCTCCGTTCACCAACATTCCATTTTGCGACCCCGCGCCGGCGTTGCCGCCGTTGCCGATCAGCAGCCCTGCCCTGCCGGGTGTGCCGCCGTGGCCACCTGTGACGGCGGAGCCACCGTCACCGCCGCTGCCGAAGAGCCACCCGGCATTTCCGCCATTGCCGCCGATGCTGTTGGGGATAATGTCGCTGCCGCCGCCGCCGCTGCCACCGTCGCCGAACAGCCACCCGCCGTTGCCGCCGTAGCCGCCGATACCACCGAATCCGCCGGGTCCGCCCCTGCCGATCAGTACGGCGTTGCCGCCGTTTCCGCCTTCGCCAACGCTGGCGCCGCCAATCCCGCCGTCGCCCATCAGCCACCCGCCGCGGCCACCGGCCCCACCGTTACCGCCAGAGCCCCCGGTGTCCCAGTTTCCACCGCTTCCGCCGACACCGCCGTAGCCAATCAGCCCGGCGTCGCCACCGGCCCCGGCGCGGCCGCCGGTGCCGCTGGCGGAGTCCCCGCCAAACCCACCAAGCCCGCCATAGCCGTTCAGCCAGCCTCCGGTTCCGCCATTGCCGCCCGCGCCACCAGTGCCGGTGGTGGCGCTCCCCCCCTCGCCACCAGAACCGCCGCTGCCGAACAGCCCGGCGTTGCCGGCGAGCCCGCCGTGTCCGCCGGTGCCGGTGGTGGCGCTCCCGCCGCCGCCGCCAGAACCGGCGCTGCCGAACAGCCCGGCGTTGCCGGCGG
The nucleotide sequence above comes from Mycobacterium pseudokansasii. Encoded proteins:
- a CDS encoding STAS domain-containing protein; protein product: MSAVAKSSSSLAVATRLEQSAVVLAVEGVLGAANSAALRDSIMKATLDEPTAVIVNVSGLQVPDDAAWSAFVGARWQADTRPNVPIVLVCANRAGRDAVTRCGVAAFMPVYPTEKGAMKAVGRLARRNVRHAQAQLPAHLNSLRESRQLVREWLTSWSKPGLIPVALVVVNVFVENVLKHTSSEPVVRVFSDGPTATIAVSDGSTAPAIQLKSPPKGIDVSGLAIVDALCRAWGSTPTSSGKTVWAIIGPENQL
- a CDS encoding enoyl-CoA hydratase/isomerase family protein: MAAVELQTLEEDIALVTLNRPGLLNAIDGSLIDAMDDVLDVLNRAEFRVAILTGAGRGFCAGADLSGTGEPWVKAKPASPAFKTHYDSQVRLADLYVRLYELPIPVIAAVNGAAVGGGLAFALHCDIRIASEQARFGSAFIKAGFSSMDMGASYLLPKIVGAGVARELMLTGRIIDAAEAYRIKLVHEVVAPGDLMPATLTKAREIAENNAFGVWQTKIGLNTALDAPSLRHAIEIENRTQMLTGFTDNPAEAAKAHREKRAPKWDPL
- a CDS encoding AurF N-oxygenase family protein; this translates as MTTAVKPSGPTSSGPSREEFSERLLKGSVKKSYEPVVDIDWDAPLDPDKFYLPPKLVSLYGTPVWDEMTREQQIELSKQELVNTLSAGIWFENMLNQSLLRTILHEDPTSRSTHYKLTELGDETRHMVMFGKAIERIGAKPVRPRRVHRMVINTLPLAFQRGSMLWVAALIGEEIFDSLQRQMMDDPELQPIIQRLMRIHVTEEARHIQFARDGARRRVAEMPRLNRWFMANINGLGGYFFRYLFSNPIPYARTGLDPRRARMIARNSPHRYQMQVAGFAPLAAFLTEVGLMGPIARRAWKRSKFL
- a CDS encoding DUF4873 domain-containing protein; its protein translation is MPDLPGRNDFGGESFHAAAWDPAFEAAGKRIVAVGTDAAVARHLDRLVDSAASVTVVAQPPRRVVSDLPLMTTRARRWLRRRLRGEQPRRSATVAGSAIAALTPSGVRTHDGVEYGTDAIIYGTGFAIPDQLPDRALVGARGVTIRQAWHDGMEPFLGIAVHGFPNYFFISGPDNVDVATQTRYTAECLDLMNRTASSRIEVLCSSQQVFNERAQLQPVRAQRVSGAFDLSASAPGDDTYDGTATLEVGGTRLPVRVHLTGRLDPIDGNYHWQGTVLDPLPQAPLTQSRSATLTVGERSAPARIVEQTPWGTHSVAGVGAPPYPSSGR
- a CDS encoding PE family protein — encoded protein: MSWVIAAPEYVAAAANDLAGIGSTLGQANMAALAPISGVLPAGADEVSAAISALFSAHAQAYQALSAQAASFHQQFVQLMSGGAGQYAAAEAANVLPMQVAADAINSPVQALTGRPLIGNGANGAPGTGQSGGPGGWLYGNGGNGGSGALGQNGGSGGSAGLWGNGGNGGAGGAGPVVPSGAGMAGGNGGNGGNGGWLYGLGGQGGVGGNGSSAVAIPSGVGLNGGGGGNGGLGGNGGVLFGQGGTGGLGGNGGDATGSSNASSVGGTGGQAGNGGDGGHSGWIYGDGGAGGNTGNGGSFVAGSGIIAGASGGSFGAIGGSGGNSGFFGNGGPGGNGGLGGAGQAATGDFTTAGQGGGGGFGGNGGNGGLLYGNGGTGGVGGNGADGGGNSGTTLSFNGGGGFGGFGGWGGQSGLIGSGGNGGAGGNGGNGGSGGNHGGNAGPGALGGFGGDAQLWGNGGAGANGGNTGNPGNLNGGGTGSVYQTSDGGNGGQGGLFAGNGGNGGNAGSIPAGFMAPAGNGIGGNGGGAQLVGNGGNGGAGAGASQGGTGGTGGRGGELFGQPGADGPP
- the cobF gene encoding precorrin-6A synthase (deacetylating), giving the protein MGRHIHVIGIGAGDPDYLTVQAINALNDTQVFFAMDKGETKSDLVALRRTICERFIREPGYRFVELPDPERATDTDYQKAVFDWHAARARIWAAAIAAELGPDGVGAFLAWGDPSLYDSTLRILEAVSAEVDISYDVIPGITAVQALTARHRIPLNDVGAPVLITTGRQLRARGLTGSAVVMLDAECSFQSCPPQTRIWWGAYLGTADELLVAGTVGEVGARIAALRAEKRARHGWIMDTYLVRAPV
- a CDS encoding LLM class flavin-dependent oxidoreductase; protein product: MRFSYAEAMTDPAFYIPLAQAAEAAGYSSMTIADSLAYPYESDSKYPYTPDGNREFLEDKEVIETFVLTAALGAVTTTLRFNFFVLKLPVRPPALVAKQAGSLAALIGNRVGLGVGTSPWPEDYELMGVPFAKRGKRIDECIEIVKGLTTGDYFEFHGEFYDIPKTKMSPAPTQPIPILVGGHADAALRRAARLDGWMHGGGTSAEELDRLIARVKMFRDEQGTTGPFEIHVISMDAYTADGVKRLEDKGVTDVIVGFRWPYVKGPDTEPLEKKIRHLERYADKVIAKV